A region of Panicum virgatum strain AP13 chromosome 8N, P.virgatum_v5, whole genome shotgun sequence DNA encodes the following proteins:
- the LOC120685912 gene encoding probable non-inhibitory serpin-Z9 has protein sequence MQLSFLRRALPPRRPRAASPFPFTAVIRPRPFSSASAAPAPAPPPSPKDARNAPPSSPMMPTRPWEEALAASQRAFGLPLAGRVLAASATGNAAVSPAAAHASLALAAAAARGATRRQLLQVLGCGGGGRGAAADAANVASRVVKRVLKDRSPSGGPLLRFAGGIWADASTKLSPGFVEAARNVYGSAARTADFVNEPEDAAKQINLWVIESTKRTVTSLQPDVSFDQNTGLVLGSVLYFGGRWLHQADIRSTAAQKFYCLDGAYVDVPFVEYDRTRLFAVHEGFKVIKLPYLQGKNERKFSMYIFLPDAHDGLFELTKKIFAEQLFLEQHLPTEKRHVDIRVPKFTVSFQIDMKEILKEMGLELPFHRDADFTDMVKDDESSGPLFLSDVLHKAVLEVNDTLIEEASFSIGIGKPSPAEHFVADHPFFFFIREEVSGSIIFMGHILDPSSQP, from the exons ATGCAGCTCTCCTTCCTCCGGCGAGCTCTccccccgcgccggccgcgcgccgcctcgcctTTCCCCTTCACCGCCGTGATCCGCCCTCGTCCCTTCTCCTCCGcttccgccgcgccggcgccggcgccgccgccgtcacccaAGGACGCGCGCaatgcgccgccgtcgtcgccaatGATGCCGACGCGGCCTTGGGAGGAGGCGCTCGCGGCGTCGCAGCGCGCCTTCGGCCTGCCGCTCGCGGGGCGCGTCCTCGCCGCCTCGGCGACCGGGAACGCGGCCGTGTCCCCCGCCGCGGCCCACGCctcgctcgcgctcgccgccgccgccgcgcgcggcgcgacgcggaggcagctcctgcaggtgctgggctgcggcggcgggggcaggggcgccgctgccgacgcgGCGAACGTGGCGTCGCGCGTCGTCAAGCGGGTGCTCAAGGACCGGTCCCCCTCCGGCGGGCCGCTGCTGCGGTTCGCGGGAGGAATCTGGGCGGACGCCTCGACGAAGCTATCGCCGGGGTTCGTGGAGGCCGCCCGTAACGTGTACGGCTCCGCGGCGAGGACGGCCGACTTCGTGAACGAG CCAGAAGATGCTGCAAAGCAAATTAACTTGTGGGTTATAGAGTCCACGAAACGTACAGTTACATCGCTGCAACCGGATGTGTCATTTGACCAGAATACTGGACTTGTTCTTGGCAGCGTACTATATTTTGGGGGAAGATGGCTTCATCAGGCTGATATAAGGAGCACTGCAGCGCAAAAGTTCTACTGCCTGGATGGAGCTTATGTTGATGTCCCTTTTGTGGAATATGATAGAACTCGACTTTTTGCTGTCCATGAGGGATTTAAAGTCATTAAGCTGCCTTATCTGCAAGGAAAGAATGAACGGAAGTTCTCCATGTATATCTTCCTGCCTGATGCTCATGATGGTTTGTTTGAATTAACCAAGAAAATTTTTGCTGAACAATTATTCTTAGAACAACATTTGCCAACAGAGAAGCGCCATGTGGATATCAGGGTGCCCAAGTTCACAGTATCTTTTCAGATTGATATGAAGGAAATTCTCAAAGAAATGGGCCTTGAATTACCCTTCCATCGTGATGCAGATTTCACAGACATGGTCAAGGATGATGAATCCAGTGGCCCTTTGTTTTTATCTGATGTACTTCATAAAGCGGTTTTGGAGGTTAATGATACACTGATTGAAGAGGCTTCATTCTCAATTGGCATAGGCAAACCTTCACCGGCGGAGCACTTTGTTGCCGACCACCCCTTCTTCTTTTTCATTAGGGAAGAGGTGTCTGGCTCAATAATCTTCATGGGGCATATACTGGACCCTTCATCACAACCATAA
- the LOC120684876 gene encoding lichenase-2-like: protein MARQGVASSMFAMALLLGIIASVPQSVDSIGVCYSMSGSNLPPASTVINMFKENGIKAMRLYAPDKAALQALNGTSIVVVVGAPNDVLSNLSGKKAAASWVRDNIQAYPSVKFRYVAVGNEVVGKPADLLAPAMENVHAALAAAKLGHIQVTTSVSQAIVGVFNQPSAANFTKEAKVFMRPVLKFLARTDAPLRANIYPYFTYAYNPSDMDVRYALFTAPATMVKDGKYNYQNLFDTAIDAFYEAMSKLGVSNVSVLVSETGWPSGGGKAASPNNAKIYNENLIKHIRGGTPRHPDAIKTYLFSMFNENQKPKGVEQNWGLFYPNMKPVYRISLDATPDPHSPAPAPVPESPAAAPHSY from the coding sequence GCGTGGACTCCATTGGGGTGTGCTACAGCATGAGCGGCAGCAACCTCCCGCCGGCGAGCACAGTCATCAACATGTTCAAGGAGAACGGCATCAAGGCGATGCGGCTGTACGCGCCGGACAAGGCTGCACTCCAGGCCTTGAACGGCACCAGCATTGTCGTAGTCGTTGGCGCGCCGAACGACGTGCTGTCCAACCTCTCCGGTAAgaaggccgccgcctcctgggTCCGTGACAACATCCAGGCCTACCCCTCGGTCAAGTTCCGCTACGTCGCCGTCGGCAATGAGGTGGTCGGCAAGCCGGCGGACCTTCTTGCTCCGGCAATGGAAAACGTCCATGCTGCACTCGCCGCTGCCAAGCTTGGGCACATCCAGGTGACCACGTCGGTGTCGCAGGCGATAGTGGGTGTGTTCAACCAGCCCTCCGCTGCCAACTTCACCAAGGAGGCGAAGGTGTTCATGCGCCCAGTGCTGAAGTTCCTGGCGCGCACCGACGCGCCGCTCAGGGCCAACATCTACCCCTACTTCACCTACGCCTACAACCCCAGCGACATGGACGTCCGCTACGCGCTCTTCACTGCTCCGGCCACCATGGTGAAGGACGGCAAGTACAATTACCAGAACCTCTTCGACACGGCCATCGACGCCTTCTATGAGGCCATGTCCAAGCTCGGCGTATCCAATGTGTCGGTCCTGGTGTCAGAGACGGGGTGGCCGTCCGGGGGTGGCAAGGCGGCATCACCGAACAACGCGAAGATCTACAACGAAAACCTGATCAAGCATATAAGAGGGGGCACGCCACGGCACCCGGACGCCATCAAGACGTATCTCTTCTCCATGTTCAACGAGAACCAGAAGCCTAAGGGTGTGGAGCAGAATTGGGGTCTCTTCTACCCAAACATGAAGCCCGTCTACCGAATCAGCTTGGACGCAACTCCGGATCCTCATTCTCCGGCTCCAGCGCCGGTTCCTGAATCTCCAGCTGCAGCTCCTCATTCTTATTAG